GCGATCCTGGTGGGCGAGTCGCTGATGCGGCAGCCCGACCTGGCCGCCGCTGCACGCGCCCTGACCGGGTTGCCGAAGAAACCGCGACGAGAGGAACGATGACCGCCGTGCGGGTGAAGATCTGCGGGCTCACCAGGCGGCCCGATGCCGAGCTGGCGGCGGCATCGGGCGCTCACTATGGAGGAGTGATCCTCGCCCCCGGAGGTCGTCGCTCGATCGATCTGGCGGCCGCGGCGGAGGTGCTGGACGGTCTTCCCCTCCGGCGCGTCGGCGTGTTCGTCGACGCGACCGTCGAAGAGATGCGCCGCGCAGCTCACATCGTCTCGCTCGACGTGCTCCAGCTGCACGGCTCCGAGTTGCCCGAGACCGCGCAGCAGCTGCGCAGCGAAGGCCGCTGGGAGGTGTGGAAGGCGCTCCGCCCGCGCCCGGGTATGGACCTCGTGACCGAGTTGCGGCGCTACGCGGGACGGGTCGATGGCATCCTGCTGGACGGCTGGTCTCCCTCCGCGCCCGGCGGTACCGGTACACCCTTTCCCTGGGAGGCGGTCGCGCCGCACCGGGACGCGATTCCCCCGCGAGTGAGCCTGGTGGTGGCGGGAGGCCTGTCTCCCTCGAACGTTCGCGCCGCCATCGAGCTGCTGCGTCCCGACGTCGTGGACGTGAGCTCGGGCGTGGAGGACTCTCCCGGTGTCAAGAACGCGGACGCCGTGACCGCTTTTATAAGTGCGGCCCTCGATGCCGTCGCCGACCCCTTCCCGAGATCCTGATGTCCGAGTCTGTAATCGATACGCCCGCGAGCTCTTCCACCTCCGGCTGGTTCGGTCGTTTCGGGGGCCGCTTCGTGCCGGAAACGCTCATCGCTGCCCTCGATGAGCTGGTGGCGGTATACGCCGAGGCCTCGGCGGATCCGACTTACTGGGAAGAGCTCGGCGACCTCTGGCGCGATTACGTGGGTCGCCCCACGCCGCTCTATCACGCGCGCAGGCTCGGTGAGGCCGCGGGTGGGATCGAGGTCTACCTAAAGCGCGAGGACCTGAACCACACCGGCTCGCACAAGATCAACAACACCCTCGGGCAGGTGCTCCTCGCCCGGCGGATGGGGAAGCGACGCATCATCGCCGAAACGGGCGCCGGACAGCACGGCGTGGCCACCGCCACGGTGTGCGCGCTGTTCGGGCTGAATTGCGTGGTCTACATGGGGGAGGAGGACGTCCGGCGGCAGGCGCTCAACGTCTACCGCATGCGCTTGCTGGGCGCGGAGGTGAGGCCGGTCGGCAGCGGAACGCGCACACTGAAGGACGCCACCAACGAGGCGATCCGCGACTGGGTGACGAACGTCCAGGACACCCACTACATCATCGGATCGGTGGTCGGGCCGGATCCCTACCCGCGCATGGTGCGCGACTTCCAGTCGGTGATCGGCCGGGAGACACGCTCGCAGCTCCTGGAGATCACCGGCAGCCTCCCGGCAGCGGTGGTCGCCTGCGTCGGGGGAGGGTCCAACTCGATCGGGATGTTCCACCCGTTCCTCGAGGACGCGGAGGTCGAGCTGGTCGGCATCGAGGCGGCGGGCGAGGGATTGGAGACTGGTCGTCACGCCGCCTCACTCACCGCCGGGCAGCCCGGCGTACTGCACGGCGCGCTCTCCTATCTGCTGCAGGACGAGCACGGCCAGGTGGCCCCGGCGCACAGTGTCTCGGCGGGGCTCGACTACCCGGGTGTGGGTCCCGAGCACGCCTCCCTGCGCGATAGCGGCCGCGCGACCTACGCCAGCGTCACAGACCGCGAGGCACTCGACGGCTTCGAGCAGCTCTCCCGCCTGGAGGGGATCATCCCGGCGCTGGAGAGCGCCCACGCCATCGCCTACGTGCTGCGCGAGGGGCGGCGCTGGCGGGGAGGGAGGCCGGTGGTGATCTGCCTGAGTGGTCGCGGCGACAAGGACGTTGCGCAGGTGGCCGAGCTCACCCAGCAGGGGTTGGACACCTAGGGATGGACGGGCGGCAGGCCCCCGGGATCGGCGCCGCGGATTTTCCGACGGACTCCGCTGACCGCTCGCCGGTGGCGGGGCAGATCGAGGAGTTGCTGCGCACGTTCTCCTCGACCGTGCGCAGCTACCGGCTCTACGCCGGCAATGGGCCCATGCTCGAGCGGTTCGTGGTGGTCCTGCGCGAGCGGGTACGCGATGTCTGGGAGGAATTGGATCGCCTGCGGCTCGAGATCACGGAGAACGCCATCCTCTGGGAGGGGCACCGGGTTTATCCGACCGGCGACGCCGGTGCCGACCTCGCCTTTCTCTTCTACAAGGACGGTATCCGCACGGTGACGCTCCTGCCGGGGCTGGAGGAGGAGCTGGACCGCCTGCTCTCCGTGCTCGGGCGTGCACCGCAGCTCCGCGAAGAAGAGGACGACCTCGTCACCCTCCTGTGGGAGGAGAACCTGGCCGGCCTCCGGTACGAGCTCGTGGACCTGCCGGTGGACTCCATCGACCTCGGCGCTCCGAGCGGAGCCGCCCCGGCGCGCATCGATCCCGCTGCCGTCCGCGCCGCCGCCTCGGAACCGGCCCCATCCACCGGCCTCTCCGCCGACGATTTCCGCGAGACCCTCTACTTCCTCGACGAGGACGAGCTGAGGAAGCTCGAGCACGAGGTGCAGCTCGAGGCAAATCGAGACCTCTGGCGCGACGTGCTCAACGCACTCCTGGATCGGCTGGAGGACGGCTCCCCGGAGCGGCAGCTGCGCATCGCTCGCATCCTCGAAGAGGTGCTCCCCTCGATGCTCTCGTCGGGAGCGTTCGACCGGGCGGCCAGTCTGCTCGACGAGCTCACGCGCATTGCCACGGGTGAGACTCCGCTTCCGCCGGAGGTGCTCCAGCGGATCCGCCTCGTCTTCGAGCAGCTAGCCAGCCCGCAAACGCTCGAGCAACTGGTGGAGATGATGGATGAGCCGGCGCGCGCTCCCGGCGCCGACTCGTTCGAGCGCCTGCTCGGCTATTTCCCGCCGGCCAGCCTTGCCCCGCTGACCCAGCTGATCGATCGCATCGCGCGGCCTGATACGCGGCGTATCGTGACCGCCGCGGCCGAGCGCCTCGCCGCCGGCAACCGGGACCAGGTGGTTCGGCTCCTTGCCAGCGATGACCCGCTGGTGGTACGGGGAGCGCTGCGGTGGGTGGGCAGTCTGGCGATTGGCAGCGCCGCCGGTGAGGTGATGCGCCTGCTGCGACACGACTCTCCGCTGGTGCGGGAGGCGGCGGTGGAGGCGGTCGTGGGGCTGCGAGCTGCCGTGGCGGGAAACACGGTGATCGCGCTGCTCGACGACCCCGAGCGCGAGGTGAGGATGGCGGCCGCGCGCGCCCTCGGTGCCCTGGAGCATTCGGCCGCTCGCGAGCCGCTCGAGGAGGCGATTCAGGGGAAGCGGCTCCGGGCCGCGGACCGGACGGAGAAGCTGGCCTTCTTCGAGGCGCTGGGGAGGGTCGGCGGGGCGGAGGCGGTACCGTTCCTGGATCGGTTGCTGAACGGGCGGAAGTGGCTGGGGAGGGGCGAGCCGGCGGAGATCCGGGCCTGTGCGGCGTACGGTCTGGCACGGGTGCGCCACCCCTCCGCGCGGCAGTCGCTCGAGCGGGCGGCCGACGATTCCGACCCTGTGGTCCGCACGGCCGTTGCCCGCGCGCTCCGTGGAGGGACCGAGGGATGAGCGACGGCGATCGGGCGGCGCAGCAGCTCGGGCGCGATTTCGTGTTCGCCCTGCACGCCGCTCTGCGGGCGCTGCGGCTCTACCCGCTAGAGAACCGCGCGGTGCAGAACGCCCTCACCGAACTGGAGCAGGTCGCGGGGCGGCTGCTCGGGTCGGAGGGGGGCATCTCGCTGCACTACGTGGGCGATTACTGCTTCGTCAACGACCTGCGGATGCGGATCGACGTGGGAAGCTTCGCCACCTTCGGCGCGCTCAGCCGGCTGCTCGCTTCCCACGGCATCGGCCAGGTGGAGGTCGCCGAGGGCGTGACGCGCGACGAGTGGACGCGCTTCCTCACCCGCCTGAACGCGGAGCCCTTGCCCGACGATCCGCTGGGCCAGATGAACGATCGCCTGACGCGGGCCGGGGTCACCCACATCCTCCTTACCGCACCCGAGCAGGGGGGCAGCGCGGGGTCGCCGGACGAGGCGAAAGAGATCGCAAAAAAGACCTACCTGCAGTCGGTCGCGGTCGCCCGGGAGGTAATGCTGGGGGTGCGGATGGGCAAAGCGGTGAGCGTACGCCGCGTGAAGCGTGCAGTGCAGCAGATCGTCGATCAGGTGCTGCAGAACGAGACGACCATGCTCGGCATGACCGTCCTGCGCGATTACGACCAGTACACCTTCGCGCACTCGGTCAACGTCTGCATATTCAGCGTTGCGCTGGGCAAGAAGCTCGGCCTCGCGCGGGAGCAGCTCTACGAGCTGGGGATGGGGGCCTTGCTGCACGACATGGGCAAGGTGAAGCTCCCCATCGAGCTCACCAACAAAGAGGGGGCGTTGGAGGAGGCGGAGTGGGAGCTCGTCCGCGAGCATCCCACCGAAGGGCTGCTGGCGCTGATGGAGCTGCGCGGACTGGGCACTCTGCCTCTGCGCGCGATGCTCCTCGCCTACGAGCACCACATGAAGATCGATCAGAGCGGCTATCCCCGCTCGATCCGGCCCCGCTCACCGACCCTCTTCTCGCGCATCGTGGCGATCGCGGACGGCTTCGACGCGGCAACCACGAAGCGCAGCTACCAGGCGAATCCGGCCCTGCCGGACCAGGTGCTGCGCGACATGCGGGACAACCCCAAGCGCGGGGTGGACCCGTTGCTGGTCAAGGCATTCATCAGCCTGACCGGCTATTATCCCGTGGGTAGCGTGGTCATTCTCGACAACTACGAGCTAGCGGTGGTGGTGGCGCCCGGCAAGGCACCGGACGCTCACCACCAGCCCATCGTGCGGGTGATCTACGACGAGCTGGGGCAGCCGCTGGACGTGCCGCGCACGCTGGACCTGACCGAGACCGACCCGGCAACGGGGCGGCCGCGGCGCTCGATCATCAAGACGACCGACCCGGAGAGGTATGGCATCAACGTCAGGGACTATTTCGTCTGATTCGTCGCTCCACGCGGCGTTCTCGCGTGCGCGGCAGGAAGGCCGGGCGGCGCTCGTGCTGTATACCACCTCGGGTCACCCGGAGCCGGAACGCGGGCTCGAGACGCTGATCAAGCTCGCCGACGCTGGGGCCGACGTGATCGAGCTGGGGATCCCGTTCAGCGATCCCCTCGCCGACGGCCCGACCATCCAGCGCTCCTCCTTCGAGGTGATCAACAAGGGGGTCGACCTGCGCTGGTCGCTCGAACTCCTGCGTCGCTTCCGCGCGCAGCGTAGCACGCCGGTGGTCGTGTTCAGCTACCTGAACCCCATCATGAGCTACGGCGTGGACGCCTTCCTCCGCGACGCGGGAGAAGCGGGAGCGCAGGGTGTGCTGGTGACCGATCTACCGCTGGGGAGTGACCCGGAGCTGGAGGCGAAGTTCAGCGCCGCCGACCTCGATCTGATCCGCCTGATCGCGCCGACCACCTCTTCCGACCGGGTTCGGGAGATCGCGGCCGCGGCGAGCGGATTCCTGTACTACGTATCGCGCACCGGTGTGACCGGTGTGCGAGAGGAGCTGACCGCGAGCCTCGAAGCGGAGGTGGCGGCGGTGCGCGCGGTGACGACCCTGCCCGTGGCGGTCGGCTTCGGCATCTCCACGCCCGCGCAGGCCGGAGCCGTCTCGCGCATCGCCGACGGTGTGGTGGTGGGCAGCGCGCTGGTGGACCGGCTCGCCCGCGAAGGGTTGGAGTCGGCGGCGAGGTTCGTCGCCGAGCTACGGCAGGCGCTCTGAGCTGACCATCAGGCCGGCTCGGGCGGCTTCTTTGGCTCCACGAACAACGTCTTCACCCGGGAGGGGACCACCGTTCCTGGAGGCGCACCCCGGTGTTTGCGCACGTACTTCCGCCGCGTCCAGTCGACGGGGACGATGCCCGATGTGCGCGCCTTGCTGTAGTAGGCCGCGAGCCGCGCCGCTTCTTCGAGGTCGCGAGCGGGAGGAGCGCCCTCCGGATCGCGCCAGCGAAGGATGACGTGCGAGCCGGGGACGGAACGCGCATGCATCCAGACATCGCTGGGGCTGGAATGGCTGAAGGTGAGCTGATCGTTCGCCTTGGAGTTGCGCCCCACACGGATTTCCAGGCCGCCCGAAGATCGGAACACCCGGTACGGCAAGGCGCTCGTCTGCGTGCCGGAGGTCTGTCGGCCCTTCGCCCGCTCTCGCTCGATCTCGGCCGACACCCAGTCGGGCAGCGAACCCGCCTCTCCCAGCCGCACCGCCTCGCGCCAGCGCTCCACCTCGGCGCGCGCCTTCTCCAGCATTGCCGGGAGGCGCTCAGCCGCCCGCTCGCGCCGTCGGGCTTCGGCGTACCACTCGGTCGCGTTGTCGGCCGCCGAGCGCGTGGGGTCCAGTCGGATTCGCACGCGCTCGCCGTCCCAGCCGCTGATCTCGACTTCCTCCGCCCCTCTGGGGACTTCGTGCAGCCGCGCGAGCAGGAGGTCGGCCTGCTCCCTCAGTCGCTCGGCTCCTCCGCTGCGAGCGACCTCGTCGGCCAGTCGCTCGGCCCGCCGCTCAGCCATCTCGAGCCTCGTTCGGGCCGCCGTGAGCAGCGCCGCGTCTTCACCGTTGGGGGTGCCCTTCTCGGCCGGTGCGGCCTGCGCGACCCGGTCCATCGCCTCCAGCAGGGATTCGGCCCGCTCCCAGCGATAGCCATGCAGCGGAAGGGGATACGGCTGCAGCCCGTAGGGCGTGTGCAGCACGACCGGGCGGCTCGGGGGCAAGGCGCATAGCGCCCACCAGCGCTCGAAGGCCTGCTCGATGGCATCTCCGTCGACGCCGGAGTCCGGTGCCTGCGCGTCGCTCCCCAGGATGGAGGCGGCATTTACCCGACCGGTCCAGGCGAACTCACGGATAAGCACCCCCTCCCGCTCGCTCGCGGCCACGCCACCCAGCGTCTCGCGCCAGCGCCGGCGAGCCGCCTCCCGATTGACGGCCGCGGCTCCGTATCGGTCGGACGACGATGGGGGTTCGTACCGCGCCCCCGGCGTCAGGGCACGCGTCCCCGCCCGGCGGGACCAGAGCGTCGAGTGGATCCGCTCGTCCTCGGCAGAGACCAGCAGCACGTTCCACTGGTTGGCCATCAGCTCCACTTCCAACCGACGGGCTCCCGAGCGGAAGCGGTCGGCCGCGTCGATCTCGATGGTCAGACGGCGTTCGTCGGGCGGGGCGTGCACGCCCGCACAGACGGCGTCGAGCGGCGCAGCATCCGCCTCCCAGGGGACGATGCGTATCCAACCGCGCAGCGGGTGCAGGTCCATCTCCAGCGCTTCACCGCCGTCCAGCGCCAGCAGCGCCACCCTGCGCGCCGCGAAGAAGGGGGTGGACCCACAAACACGCCCGCGGAGGCGCCGGTCGAGCTCCTCCGCGAGGTACCGGATCAGCAGCGGATCGTAGCGAATCGCGTTTGACACCCCCGGAACTTGGAGTTAGCTTTTTCGCGCGTCAATACGTAGAGATTTCAAGGATTTCCGGCGTTTCGGGCCACTCCCGAGGTGCGGAAACCAGCCGGAGGAGCGATGTCGACGCACAGCGGGGAGGGGAAGCGGGTCAGGACTCTTGACCTCCTTGAAATGAAGCGGAAGGGGGAGCGCATCGCGGTGCTCACCGCCTACGATGCCCTCTTCGCGCGACTGCTGGACCAGGCGGGGGTGGATGTGGTGCTGGTGGGCGACTCGCTCGCCGAGGTGGTGCTGGGTCTCGAGTCGACGCTGCCGCTCTCGGTCGACGACATGATCCACCATGCCCGCGCGGTAGTGCGAGGGGTGAAAAGGGCACTGGTGGTGGTGGACATGCCCTTCCTGTCCTATCAGGTCTCCCGGGAAGAAGCGGTTCGCAACGCGGGCCGCATCCTCAAGGAGAGCGGTGCCTCGGGCGTCAAGCTGGAGGGGGGAAGCGAGGCGCTGGCGGACACGGTCGCGGCGATCGTCGGCGCCGGGATCCCGGTGATGGGGCATCTCGGCTTCACTCCCCAGTCGGTCCACGCCCTGGGCGGGCCCCGCGTGCAGGGTCGCGACGAGGCGGCCCAGAAGCGCCTGCTGGAGGAAGCTCGGCGGCTCGAGCAGGCCGGCGCTTTCTCCGTCGTGCTCGAGCTGATGCCGGGAGAGCTCGCGCGCGCCGTCTCGGCTGAGCTCACCATTCCGACCATCGGAATCGGTGCCGGGCCGGGTTGTGACGGGCAGGTGCTCGTCCTTCCCGACATGCTCGGCCTGAACACGACCTTCAAGCCACGCTTCCTGCGGCATTTCGCTAACCTCGGGGAACAGGCCACGGCCGGGGTCAAGGCCTACGTCGAGGCCGTGAAGAAGGGCGAGTACCCGGCCGACGAGCACACCTTCTCCTGATCGCCCGTCGCGCCGCCGCCGATGCGACTGAGCCGCACGCGCCAAGAGACAAGATCCTGGGTCCACTC
The Longimicrobiaceae bacterium DNA segment above includes these coding regions:
- a CDS encoding phosphoribosylanthranilate isomerase; protein product: MTAVRVKICGLTRRPDAELAAASGAHYGGVILAPGGRRSIDLAAAAEVLDGLPLRRVGVFVDATVEEMRRAAHIVSLDVLQLHGSELPETAQQLRSEGRWEVWKALRPRPGMDLVTELRRYAGRVDGILLDGWSPSAPGGTGTPFPWEAVAPHRDAIPPRVSLVVAGGLSPSNVRAAIELLRPDVVDVSSGVEDSPGVKNADAVTAFISAALDAVADPFPRS
- the trpB gene encoding tryptophan synthase subunit beta, yielding MSESVIDTPASSSTSGWFGRFGGRFVPETLIAALDELVAVYAEASADPTYWEELGDLWRDYVGRPTPLYHARRLGEAAGGIEVYLKREDLNHTGSHKINNTLGQVLLARRMGKRRIIAETGAGQHGVATATVCALFGLNCVVYMGEEDVRRQALNVYRMRLLGAEVRPVGSGTRTLKDATNEAIRDWVTNVQDTHYIIGSVVGPDPYPRMVRDFQSVIGRETRSQLLEITGSLPAAVVACVGGGSNSIGMFHPFLEDAEVELVGIEAAGEGLETGRHAASLTAGQPGVLHGALSYLLQDEHGQVAPAHSVSAGLDYPGVGPEHASLRDSGRATYASVTDREALDGFEQLSRLEGIIPALESAHAIAYVLREGRRWRGGRPVVICLSGRGDKDVAQVAELTQQGLDT
- a CDS encoding HEAT repeat domain-containing protein, encoding MDGRQAPGIGAADFPTDSADRSPVAGQIEELLRTFSSTVRSYRLYAGNGPMLERFVVVLRERVRDVWEELDRLRLEITENAILWEGHRVYPTGDAGADLAFLFYKDGIRTVTLLPGLEEELDRLLSVLGRAPQLREEEDDLVTLLWEENLAGLRYELVDLPVDSIDLGAPSGAAPARIDPAAVRAAASEPAPSTGLSADDFRETLYFLDEDELRKLEHEVQLEANRDLWRDVLNALLDRLEDGSPERQLRIARILEEVLPSMLSSGAFDRAASLLDELTRIATGETPLPPEVLQRIRLVFEQLASPQTLEQLVEMMDEPARAPGADSFERLLGYFPPASLAPLTQLIDRIARPDTRRIVTAAAERLAAGNRDQVVRLLASDDPLVVRGALRWVGSLAIGSAAGEVMRLLRHDSPLVREAAVEAVVGLRAAVAGNTVIALLDDPEREVRMAAARALGALEHSAAREPLEEAIQGKRLRAADRTEKLAFFEALGRVGGAEAVPFLDRLLNGRKWLGRGEPAEIRACAAYGLARVRHPSARQSLERAADDSDPVVRTAVARALRGGTEG
- a CDS encoding HD domain-containing phosphohydrolase, with the protein product MSDGDRAAQQLGRDFVFALHAALRALRLYPLENRAVQNALTELEQVAGRLLGSEGGISLHYVGDYCFVNDLRMRIDVGSFATFGALSRLLASHGIGQVEVAEGVTRDEWTRFLTRLNAEPLPDDPLGQMNDRLTRAGVTHILLTAPEQGGSAGSPDEAKEIAKKTYLQSVAVAREVMLGVRMGKAVSVRRVKRAVQQIVDQVLQNETTMLGMTVLRDYDQYTFAHSVNVCIFSVALGKKLGLAREQLYELGMGALLHDMGKVKLPIELTNKEGALEEAEWELVREHPTEGLLALMELRGLGTLPLRAMLLAYEHHMKIDQSGYPRSIRPRSPTLFSRIVAIADGFDAATTKRSYQANPALPDQVLRDMRDNPKRGVDPLLVKAFISLTGYYPVGSVVILDNYELAVVVAPGKAPDAHHQPIVRVIYDELGQPLDVPRTLDLTETDPATGRPRRSIIKTTDPERYGINVRDYFV
- the trpA gene encoding tryptophan synthase subunit alpha; amino-acid sequence: MASTSGTISSDSSLHAAFSRARQEGRAALVLYTTSGHPEPERGLETLIKLADAGADVIELGIPFSDPLADGPTIQRSSFEVINKGVDLRWSLELLRRFRAQRSTPVVVFSYLNPIMSYGVDAFLRDAGEAGAQGVLVTDLPLGSDPELEAKFSAADLDLIRLIAPTTSSDRVREIAAAASGFLYYVSRTGVTGVREELTASLEAEVAAVRAVTTLPVAVGFGISTPAQAGAVSRIADGVVVGSALVDRLAREGLESAARFVAELRQAL
- a CDS encoding NFACT RNA binding domain-containing protein, with the protein product MSNAIRYDPLLIRYLAEELDRRLRGRVCGSTPFFAARRVALLALDGGEALEMDLHPLRGWIRIVPWEADAAPLDAVCAGVHAPPDERRLTIEIDAADRFRSGARRLEVELMANQWNVLLVSAEDERIHSTLWSRRAGTRALTPGARYEPPSSSDRYGAAAVNREAARRRWRETLGGVAASEREGVLIREFAWTGRVNAASILGSDAQAPDSGVDGDAIEQAFERWWALCALPPSRPVVLHTPYGLQPYPLPLHGYRWERAESLLEAMDRVAQAAPAEKGTPNGEDAALLTAARTRLEMAERRAERLADEVARSGGAERLREQADLLLARLHEVPRGAEEVEISGWDGERVRIRLDPTRSAADNATEWYAEARRRERAAERLPAMLEKARAEVERWREAVRLGEAGSLPDWVSAEIERERAKGRQTSGTQTSALPYRVFRSSGGLEIRVGRNSKANDQLTFSHSSPSDVWMHARSVPGSHVILRWRDPEGAPPARDLEEAARLAAYYSKARTSGIVPVDWTRRKYVRKHRGAPPGTVVPSRVKTLFVEPKKPPEPA
- the panB gene encoding 3-methyl-2-oxobutanoate hydroxymethyltransferase, coding for MSTHSGEGKRVRTLDLLEMKRKGERIAVLTAYDALFARLLDQAGVDVVLVGDSLAEVVLGLESTLPLSVDDMIHHARAVVRGVKRALVVVDMPFLSYQVSREEAVRNAGRILKESGASGVKLEGGSEALADTVAAIVGAGIPVMGHLGFTPQSVHALGGPRVQGRDEAAQKRLLEEARRLEQAGAFSVVLELMPGELARAVSAELTIPTIGIGAGPGCDGQVLVLPDMLGLNTTFKPRFLRHFANLGEQATAGVKAYVEAVKKGEYPADEHTFS